In Streptomyces canus, one DNA window encodes the following:
- a CDS encoding oxygenase MpaB family protein, giving the protein MHGDPMMWVAGIRALYLQALHPRALRGVMQNSDFRREAWGRLMRTANFVGTTTYGTTEAAEKAGARVRKIHSMLGATDPETGERYGVDEPGLLLWVHCAEIDSYLQVARRSGFRLTDEQADRYISEHRVSARLVGLDPDAVPASQSEMAAYFEKMLPELAATPEAREVDDFLLRPPTHPLLVPAREVLWRRVAQLAYAALPPYAHELYGRKAPEPITVTRQLRATGTLLRRVPARLRWQLPPKHILRAMARLGPGSRPAPYKRGR; this is encoded by the coding sequence ATGCACGGCGACCCGATGATGTGGGTCGCCGGCATCCGCGCGCTCTACCTCCAGGCCCTGCACCCGCGCGCGCTGCGCGGGGTCATGCAGAACTCCGACTTCCGGCGCGAGGCCTGGGGCCGGCTGATGCGCACCGCCAACTTCGTCGGCACGACGACGTACGGCACCACGGAGGCCGCCGAGAAGGCCGGCGCCCGGGTCCGGAAGATCCACAGCATGCTCGGCGCGACCGACCCCGAGACCGGCGAACGCTACGGCGTCGACGAACCCGGACTGCTGCTGTGGGTGCACTGCGCCGAGATCGACTCCTACCTCCAGGTCGCCCGCCGCTCCGGCTTCCGCCTCACCGACGAACAGGCGGACCGGTACATATCCGAGCACCGGGTCTCCGCTCGCCTGGTGGGCCTGGACCCCGACGCCGTACCGGCGAGCCAGTCGGAGATGGCCGCCTACTTCGAGAAGATGCTCCCCGAACTCGCCGCTACGCCCGAGGCCCGGGAAGTGGACGACTTCCTGCTCCGCCCGCCGACGCACCCCCTCCTCGTCCCGGCGCGCGAGGTGCTGTGGCGGCGCGTGGCCCAGCTGGCGTACGCCGCCCTGCCGCCCTACGCCCACGAGCTGTACGGCAGGAAAGCGCCCGAACCCATCACCGTCACCCGCCAGTTGCGTGCCACCGGAACCCTGCTGCGCCGCGTTCCCGCCCGTCTGCGCTGGCAACTCCCGCCCAAACACATCCTCCGCGCCATGGCCCGCCTCGGCCCGGGCTCCCGGCCCGCCCCGTACAAACGCGGACGATAG
- the lpdA gene encoding dihydrolipoyl dehydrogenase: MDEQGERFDVVVLGAGPGGYVAAIRAAQLGKRVAVVEEKYWGGVCLNVGCIPTKALLRNAELAHLFTREAKTFGIKVDGEVSFDYGEAFRRSRKVADGRVKGVHYLMKKNKITEISGRGTFLDPHTLQVADYDGNTRTIGFDHCIIAAGASPKLLPGTRRTSRVVTFEEQILAEDLPQSIVIAGAGAIGVEFAYVLHNYGVKVTIVEFLDRVAPLEDAEVSAELAKQYRKLGIDVLTSTRVESIDESGPQVRVTVTGKDGSQQVLEADKVLQAIGFAPNVTGYGLENTGVRVTERGAIDVDGRCRTSVPHIYAIGDVTAKLMLAHAAEAMGVVAAETIADAETMELDYVMIPRATFCQPQIASFGYTEAQAREKGFDVQVAKFPFTANAKAHGLGDATGFVKLISDGKYGELLGGHLIGPDVTELLPELTLAQQWDLTVHEVARNVHAHPTLGEAVKEAVHGLAGHMINM, encoded by the coding sequence ATGGACGAGCAGGGTGAGCGCTTCGACGTCGTCGTACTCGGCGCGGGGCCCGGCGGATACGTAGCCGCCATCCGGGCCGCCCAACTGGGCAAGCGCGTCGCGGTCGTCGAGGAGAAGTACTGGGGCGGCGTCTGTCTGAACGTGGGCTGTATCCCCACCAAGGCCCTGCTGCGCAATGCCGAGCTCGCGCACCTCTTCACGCGCGAGGCGAAGACCTTCGGCATCAAGGTGGACGGTGAGGTCTCCTTCGACTACGGGGAGGCCTTCCGTCGCAGCCGGAAGGTCGCGGACGGCCGGGTCAAGGGTGTCCACTACCTGATGAAGAAGAACAAGATCACGGAGATCAGCGGTCGCGGTACGTTCCTCGACCCGCACACGCTCCAGGTGGCCGACTACGACGGCAACACCCGCACCATCGGCTTCGATCACTGCATCATCGCCGCCGGGGCGAGCCCCAAGCTGCTGCCCGGCACCCGCCGTACGTCGCGCGTGGTGACGTTCGAGGAGCAGATCCTGGCCGAGGACCTGCCGCAGTCCATCGTGATCGCGGGCGCCGGCGCGATCGGTGTCGAGTTCGCGTACGTGCTGCACAACTATGGCGTGAAGGTGACGATCGTCGAGTTCCTGGACCGGGTCGCACCGCTGGAGGACGCCGAGGTCTCCGCCGAACTGGCCAAGCAGTACCGAAAGTTGGGCATCGACGTCCTCACGTCGACCCGCGTCGAGTCGATCGACGAGTCCGGCCCGCAGGTCCGTGTCACGGTCACCGGCAAGGACGGCTCCCAGCAGGTCCTGGAGGCGGACAAGGTCCTGCAGGCGATCGGCTTCGCCCCTAACGTCACCGGATACGGCCTGGAGAACACCGGCGTGCGCGTCACCGAGCGCGGCGCGATCGACGTCGACGGCCGTTGCCGCACCTCCGTCCCGCACATCTACGCCATCGGCGACGTCACCGCGAAGCTGATGCTCGCGCACGCCGCCGAGGCGATGGGCGTGGTCGCCGCCGAGACGATCGCGGACGCGGAGACCATGGAGCTGGACTACGTGATGATCCCGCGGGCCACGTTCTGCCAGCCGCAGATCGCCAGCTTCGGCTACACCGAGGCACAGGCGAGGGAGAAGGGCTTCGACGTCCAGGTCGCCAAGTTCCCCTTCACCGCGAACGCCAAGGCGCACGGTCTGGGCGACGCGACCGGCTTCGTGAAGCTGATCAGCGACGGCAAGTACGGCGAGCTCCTCGGCGGTCACCTGATCGGCCCGGACGTCACCGAACTGCTCCCCGAGCTGACCCTGGCCCAGCAGTGGGACCTCACCGTCCACGAGGTCGCCCGCAACGTCCACGCCCACCCGACCCTGGGCGAGGCGGTCAAGGAAGCCGTCCACGGCCTCGCCGGCCACATGATCAACATGTAG